A stretch of Methanococcus voltae DNA encodes these proteins:
- a CDS encoding winged helix-turn-helix domain-containing protein yields the protein MLKLISKKHVKEILKCINEGEIHFNAIKKKLNINSRNLSELLNGLLEQGLICKRWEDKDILVPKAYYSISKKGKEVLKVYGQINKIENLDNTNCENENIIDNSKNKVINNSGIVIGDTKDSNITIKK from the coding sequence ATGTTAAAATTAATATCTAAAAAGCACGTGAAAGAAATATTAAAGTGTATAAATGAAGGAGAAATCCACTTTAATGCAATAAAAAAGAAATTAAATATAAATTCGAGAAATTTAAGCGAATTATTAAATGGATTATTAGAACAGGGTTTAATTTGTAAACGCTGGGAAGATAAAGATATTTTAGTTCCAAAAGCGTATTATTCAATAAGTAAAAAAGGAAAAGAAGTATTGAAAGTTTACGGTCAAATTAATAAAATTGAAAATTTAGATAATACAAATTGTGAAAATGAAAATATAATCGATAATTCTAAAAATAAAGTTATAAATAATTCTGGAATAGTAATTGGAGATACTAAAGATTCCAATATTACTATAAAAAAATAA
- a CDS encoding phenylacetate--CoA ligase family protein, producing the protein MSEIKIWDEVEKLDRKEIEKIQISKLKETIKRAYENVPLYKEKFDKIGLKPEDIQTLDDLKKIPFTEKDDFRQNYPFKMFAVPKKEIVRIHASSGTTGKPTVVGYTRKDMNTWTDLVARVITQAGVCDEDTVQIAFGYGLFTGGFGLHYGMERVGASVIPMSSGNTKKQIMIMKDFGTTVLVSTPSYALHMAEVAEEMGIDPKKDLNIKYGLFGGEGCSEDARKEIEKRWGLLATENYGMSELIGPGVAGECIYQCGMHIAEDHFIPEIINPETGEVLPEEETGELVITSLSKEALPVLRYRTKDITSLTHTPCECGRKSVRMSKIKGRTDDMMVIRGVNVFPSQIETVLSDVKEIGPHYEIVVTTKGHLDQIAINVELLDSNLLESYGCLEKLSKSIEHKLKTVLGLGIKVNLVNPKTLERFEGKAKRIKDLRNVGE; encoded by the coding sequence ATGTCTGAAATTAAAATATGGGACGAAGTGGAAAAATTGGATAGAAAAGAGATTGAAAAAATACAAATCTCAAAATTAAAAGAAACTATAAAAAGAGCTTATGAAAATGTTCCACTTTATAAGGAAAAATTTGACAAAATTGGACTTAAACCTGAAGATATACAAACATTGGACGATTTAAAGAAGATTCCATTTACTGAAAAAGATGATTTCAGGCAAAATTATCCTTTTAAAATGTTTGCAGTACCTAAAAAAGAGATTGTTAGAATTCACGCATCTTCTGGAACTACTGGGAAACCTACGGTTGTAGGCTATACAAGAAAAGATATGAATACGTGGACCGATTTAGTTGCAAGAGTAATTACACAAGCTGGCGTTTGCGATGAAGATACTGTTCAAATTGCATTTGGATATGGATTATTTACAGGTGGATTTGGATTACACTATGGTATGGAAAGAGTAGGAGCTTCTGTAATACCCATGTCAAGCGGAAACACGAAAAAACAGATTATGATTATGAAGGACTTCGGTACAACCGTATTAGTAAGTACTCCATCATATGCATTACATATGGCAGAAGTTGCCGAAGAAATGGGAATCGACCCTAAAAAAGATTTAAATATTAAATATGGTCTATTTGGTGGAGAAGGTTGTTCTGAAGATGCAAGAAAAGAAATAGAAAAAAGATGGGGATTATTGGCTACTGAAAACTACGGAATGAGTGAGTTAATAGGTCCGGGTGTTGCAGGAGAATGTATCTATCAATGTGGTATGCATATTGCAGAAGACCATTTCATACCTGAAATTATAAACCCCGAAACTGGCGAAGTTTTACCCGAGGAAGAAACAGGAGAATTAGTTATAACAAGCTTATCAAAAGAAGCTCTTCCAGTATTAAGGTATAGAACCAAAGATATTACAAGTTTAACACATACACCTTGCGAGTGCGGAAGGAAAAGTGTTAGAATGTCTAAAATTAAAGGAAGAACTGACGATATGATGGTAATTAGGGGCGTAAACGTATTCCCATCACAAATTGAAACCGTTTTGTCTGACGTTAAAGAAATAGGTCCACATTATGAAATTGTAGTAACTACAAAAGGTCATCTCGACCAAATTGCAATTAATGTAGAACTTTTAGATAGTAATCTCCTTGAAAGCTACGGTTGTTTAGAAAAACTTAGCAAATCCATAGAACATAAGCTTAAAACCGTATTAGGATTAGGTATTAAAGTAAACCTCGTAAATCCTAAAACACTTGAGAGATTTGAAGGAAAAGCTAAAAGAATAAAAGATTTAAGAAATGTTGGCGAATAA
- a CDS encoding DUF2540 domain-containing protein → MRRYFNLYKNIGARELRYYVHKMENCENIAPETIAEIKNRNLKTKKLLTLSDKENEIVSRYGIGANFLLNCIIFQEEEYEC, encoded by the coding sequence ATGAGAAGATACTTCAATTTATACAAAAACATCGGAGCACGTGAATTAAGATATTACGTGCATAAAATGGAGAATTGTGAAAATATAGCCCCTGAAACAATCGCAGAAATAAAAAATAGAAACTTAAAGACTAAAAAATTATTAACATTATCCGATAAAGAGAATGAAATAGTTTCCAGGTACGGAATAGGGGCAAATTTTCTATTAAATTGCATAATATTCCAAGAGGAAGAATATGAATGCTAA
- a CDS encoding DUF2080 family transposase-associated protein, with protein MIITKERLIKPRGNGAEIGVSRKHLGKLGIAIVLEDENELKRLKNDLINLGYSIRV; from the coding sequence ATGATAATCACAAAAGAACGGTTAATAAAACCAAGAGGCAACGGGGCTGAAATTGGCGTATCCCGTAAACACTTGGGTAAATTAGGTATTGCTATAGTTTTAGAAGATGAAAACGAGCTTAAACGATTAAAAAATGACCTAATAAATTTAGGTTATAGTATTAGGGTATAA
- a CDS encoding tyrosine-type recombinase/integrase, whose protein sequence is MNANMKDLILVNTGRSKTEITDENKWIAQFREEREFDRIKENTIKSDISRLKVFLAFCKKLDKEPDTLNRSEFTKFFNYLENERKLGNSVIQYFKLLKVFYRVLRLHNFKEFETECKERRRFSKFEVKHYDSIDSKILNEILKAILQHRSRSNLRDALMIRMLWDTGCRVSEVIGITYEDCDFKEAKFRIRNTKSSNERFVVCSSDTLNALKEYVKYNVNTGNSDPIFQSIRGGPVRRGWLSQVYRNAVVKLKEQGKIPKNRRVVVHSLRHGRAVELLNKGVPIEVVKEYLGHSSIETTLFYAHSKERTNILLNTIKKNL, encoded by the coding sequence ATGAATGCTAATATGAAAGATTTAATTCTCGTAAACACTGGTAGAAGCAAAACAGAGATTACAGACGAAAACAAATGGATAGCACAATTTAGAGAAGAACGAGAATTCGACCGAATAAAAGAAAACACGATTAAAAGCGATATTTCAAGACTCAAAGTCTTCTTAGCATTCTGTAAAAAATTAGACAAAGAACCTGACACCTTGAACAGGTCGGAGTTTACCAAATTTTTTAATTATTTGGAAAATGAACGAAAGTTGGGAAATTCAGTAATTCAATACTTTAAGCTTTTAAAAGTATTTTACAGGGTTTTAAGATTACACAACTTCAAAGAATTTGAAACAGAATGTAAAGAGCGAAGAAGATTCAGCAAATTTGAAGTAAAGCACTATGATTCAATTGATTCAAAAATATTAAATGAAATTTTAAAAGCAATCTTACAGCACCGCAGTAGGTCAAATTTAAGAGACGCTTTAATGATTAGAATGCTATGGGACACAGGTTGCAGAGTTTCTGAAGTAATAGGAATCACTTACGAAGACTGTGACTTTAAAGAAGCTAAATTCAGAATTAGGAATACTAAATCCAGTAATGAGCGGTTCGTAGTATGTTCAAGTGACACATTGAACGCTTTAAAGGAATACGTTAAATATAACGTTAACACTGGCAACAGCGACCCTATATTCCAAAGTATAAGGGGAGGACCTGTAAGAAGAGGCTGGTTAAGCCAAGTATACAGGAACGCAGTAGTCAAGCTAAAAGAGCAGGGCAAAATCCCCAAGAATAGAAGGGTAGTAGTTCATTCCTTAAGACACGGGAGAGCCGTGGAACTATTAAATAAAGGTGTTCCGATTGAAGTTGTTAAAGAATACTTAGGACATAGTAGTATTGAGACAACACTATTCTATGCACACAGCAAAGAAAGAACAAACATATTATTGAACACCATTAAAAAGAATTTATAA
- a CDS encoding restriction endonuclease, with the protein MSNKKGYYNLDSLDGYEFEEFVAQILRHNNYEDVVVTQRSNDKGKDIIAKSKKGKKFKYPVVVECKHQKSVGRPVVQKLQGALLHELGDSQYIKGMIVTSGTFTKGAIEYTEEINNMYSETMELELIDGKELIKRCKASNIIVKNGKIQINSDLTFENISEEEQFNYALNNLKNITGIEKVQYDIKCLRTYHPYFFVPYSVDSSTSTMVGCIYRVNEKNKKIVLDGVSGAACEDIEMIYDENSKLIKIPENDLKDLKPFEFSQKEIEDKAIDLIIKKYTKIVYYTGKNNRPYNKKCYPFKKDIFLKKTSAIYSPTYHNTININQNQYSQKIITNKTSVLELNNELTCCKVCGEKAKNRYICPVCGKILCKKHTIFDYLDKSPVCQEHRIAQKLLLQNIYFSSPQSHYMFIEQWANMNIFHKIICDKYVSMLLLLLGVVIFSLII; encoded by the coding sequence ATGAGTAATAAAAAAGGATACTATAATTTAGATAGTTTAGATGGTTATGAGTTTGAAGAATTTGTTGCACAAATATTAAGACATAATAACTATGAAGATGTAGTTGTAACCCAAAGAAGCAACGATAAAGGTAAAGACATTATAGCAAAGTCAAAAAAGGGTAAAAAATTTAAATACCCCGTTGTTGTAGAATGCAAGCACCAAAAAAGTGTTGGAAGACCCGTAGTTCAAAAATTACAAGGTGCACTATTACACGAGCTCGGTGATAGCCAGTATATTAAAGGTATGATAGTAACTTCAGGAACATTTACAAAAGGTGCTATTGAATATACTGAAGAAATAAATAATATGTATTCCGAAACTATGGAATTAGAATTAATTGACGGAAAAGAACTAATTAAAAGATGTAAAGCTTCAAACATCATTGTAAAGAATGGTAAAATACAAATCAATAGTGATTTAACCTTTGAAAATATTTCTGAAGAAGAACAGTTTAATTATGCACTTAATAACTTAAAAAATATTACAGGAATTGAAAAAGTTCAATATGATATTAAATGCCTTAGAACGTACCATCCTTATTTTTTTGTTCCTTATAGCGTAGACTCAAGTACTTCAACTATGGTTGGTTGTATCTATAGGGTGAATGAAAAGAATAAAAAAATTGTATTGGATGGAGTTTCTGGAGCAGCTTGTGAAGATATCGAGATGATATATGATGAAAACTCAAAACTTATAAAAATTCCTGAAAATGATTTAAAAGATCTAAAACCTTTTGAATTCTCTCAAAAAGAAATAGAAGATAAAGCAATAGATTTAATAATTAAAAAATACACCAAAATCGTATATTACACAGGTAAAAACAACAGACCCTATAATAAAAAATGTTATCCATTTAAAAAAGATATATTTCTTAAAAAAACGTCTGCAATATACTCCCCCACATATCACAATACTATAAACATTAATCAGAATCAATATTCTCAAAAAATTATTACAAATAAAACTTCAGTATTAGAATTAAACAATGAATTAACTTGTTGTAAAGTATGCGGAGAAAAAGCCAAAAATCGATACATTTGTCCAGTTTGTGGAAAGATACTTTGTAAAAAGCATACAATATTTGATTACCTCGATAAGTCCCCAGTATGTCAAGAACATCGTATCGCTCAAAAATTACTCCTACAAAACATATACTTTTCCTCACCACAATCTCATTATATGTTTATTGAACAGTGGGCAAATATGAATATTTTCCATAAAATAATATGTGATAAATACGTTTCAATGTTGTTATTACTACTAGGAGTGGTCATATTTAGCCTAATAATTTAA
- a CDS encoding DUF2080 family transposase-associated protein, whose translation MIILDEKLVKPYGTGAKINLSRKYLRKRAITIIIEDEEDSENLNELFSKNNIF comes from the coding sequence ATGATTATCTTAGATGAAAAATTAGTAAAACCTTACGGAACAGGTGCTAAAATAAATCTGTCTCGTAAGTACTTAAGGAAACGTGCAATAACAATAATTATCGAAGATGAAGAAGATTCAGAGAATTTAAATGAATTATTTTCTAAAAATAATATTTTTTAA
- a CDS encoding DUF2080 family transposase-associated protein: protein MANTAKLDTDVYWGIISPHGNSARFSLPKVELGKEAILIILPDNESIKEKIIGSLVSIEGQ from the coding sequence ATGGCAAATACTGCTAAACTCGATACTGATGTATATTGGGGCATTATATCCCCACACGGTAATTCAGCGAGATTTTCTTTACCTAAGGTCGAATTGGGTAAGGAAGCTATCTTAATAATCTTGCCAGATAATGAATCCATTAAAGAAAAAATAATCGGTTCATTGGTAAGTATTGAGGGTCAATAA
- a CDS encoding DEAD/DEAH box helicase family protein: protein MKNYKQYKKTDKKQLINHIGVLLTSIANFRSKIVLGVADGSIKELKKDLTKSAKNMNFFEVRYLVELDKQYQKPNNRNSWAYSEFIEIPDFNSSINIANTAETISNKIYEKEQQIKQRIGARARITTVSIGIAPRQEKKGTSKSSTAWSYIPIDFDIDEWKDKEPTKEEMNQKINNIFNKLPDDYTKPHLIVFTGGGLRFIYYIDRPISRLELPIFSKIAEEIGHGADSAMYDIARVDRLPGTKNRKEKYKSERNCKILYIKNSLVPITPEVFIFKFGIENKEYISTVKESNETTESFELINKLKKANIKIKDFKSLSKKEYKFTKFIQTKLTEKYNKDWIIELFDYLKIGYKSNGKYISIYSIYYNDGNNPDCTIYPNQAHNAVAVDWHNNSLRTNIVAYLWGGFKDKILEFIKLKGISNNLGDYVSAEEYLIELLNKNKEASTIKCNKYLSYDVLQTAINKSIKTKESVILQAETGRGKTYNITNNIDKLTNDYKDKTIVLLFPYRTQVKQTQSNLLNKGIRVPAYYEGSKAKHRTANDTRLIIGTYNQLFNIMDDIKFESIKFEKTSKGTYERVQIRDDDDVILIVDESHNMILQKDLRRDEINKIENYSEKVHASVYLTATPELVNLQNRKIVKAEFNDNKQYFKNTYVVESDIGHLANYNVINFCKYITTAFNRDCKKSLVLVDSKKEIEVIKELLNIYNFNSPIYEITRESVETDEAAQMIIKQERIPDGLILATRVIAEGINIKNGSEKEESVQMNIKDKVDIVAVLKTSSATIMRQFLARVRNGGNTCIIYSQAGHQHNILKYNKMLEIAKEDLSLFNEYLMTEYNGELMNKDMEFKYTNMINQLQVLKWKDGEYIVDESKIASLVNRKLERQIVADSSLLKTYFEATTNSEWKIPHLDIEGTDVSDIIETRKFVKELNQFEVLKVVEIINDNFEAVDTALLYHKYDMFTETEKYLVMKHIKICKRVISYLKLHNEYPELSKLLMGKDASTEEIAEAVSSCAPAKWGSINKRINIAYNIVKGLKNNIKDVKGYKRIFESKILIKIFKLGNKLNNKKINIKSIINIVKRDLGIKLKFEEIKNILSSIYSYNSSELKTKRENATIQVFGIDNLLNSFVKVFNDNIKIDLDKAIINKAKGGISKTELLEYVTEVLKYPIEAYEQVIKKLKIVGDLFEPRKGFFISE from the coding sequence ATGAAAAACTATAAACAATACAAAAAAACTGATAAGAAGCAATTAATTAACCATATCGGTGTATTATTAACTTCAATTGCTAATTTTAGAAGTAAAATAGTATTGGGCGTAGCTGACGGTTCAATCAAAGAACTTAAAAAAGATTTAACCAAATCTGCAAAGAATATGAACTTTTTTGAAGTAAGATATTTGGTAGAATTAGATAAGCAATATCAAAAGCCAAATAATAGAAATTCCTGGGCATACTCTGAATTTATAGAAATCCCGGATTTTAACAGCAGTATTAACATCGCAAATACTGCCGAAACCATTTCAAACAAAATTTACGAAAAAGAACAACAAATAAAACAACGAATAGGGGCAAGAGCAAGAATAACAACTGTATCAATAGGCATAGCTCCAAGACAAGAAAAGAAAGGTACTTCCAAATCATCAACCGCTTGGTCATACATTCCAATTGATTTTGATATCGATGAATGGAAAGACAAAGAACCAACAAAGGAAGAAATGAACCAAAAAATAAATAATATATTTAATAAATTACCTGATGATTATACAAAACCTCATTTAATAGTTTTTACGGGTGGCGGTTTAAGATTTATCTACTACATCGACAGACCTATTTCAAGATTAGAGCTTCCAATCTTCTCAAAAATTGCTGAAGAAATAGGACACGGTGCAGACTCTGCAATGTACGACATAGCAAGAGTTGACAGACTCCCTGGAACCAAGAACAGAAAAGAAAAATATAAATCTGAAAGAAATTGTAAAATTTTATACATAAAAAATAGTTTAGTTCCAATTACTCCTGAAGTATTTATATTTAAATTCGGAATCGAAAATAAAGAATATATATCAACCGTAAAGGAATCCAACGAGACAACCGAGTCATTTGAATTAATTAATAAATTAAAAAAAGCTAATATTAAAATAAAAGATTTTAAATCTTTATCTAAAAAAGAATATAAATTTACAAAATTTATTCAAACAAAACTTACTGAGAAGTATAACAAAGATTGGATAATTGAATTATTCGATTATTTAAAAATTGGTTACAAATCAAATGGTAAATATATCAGTATATATTCGATATATTACAACGATGGAAACAACCCAGATTGTACAATATACCCTAACCAAGCACACAACGCTGTAGCAGTAGATTGGCACAATAACAGTTTAAGAACCAACATTGTAGCATACTTATGGGGCGGTTTCAAAGATAAAATTTTAGAATTTATAAAATTAAAAGGAATTTCAAATAACTTAGGCGATTACGTATCTGCAGAAGAATATTTAATTGAATTATTAAATAAAAATAAAGAAGCAAGTACAATAAAGTGTAACAAATATCTTTCATATGATGTATTGCAAACTGCAATAAATAAATCTATAAAAACCAAAGAAAGTGTAATCCTACAAGCTGAAACAGGGCGAGGAAAAACCTACAATATCACAAATAACATTGATAAACTTACCAATGATTATAAAGATAAAACAATAGTGCTATTGTTCCCTTACAGAACCCAAGTAAAGCAAACACAAAGCAATTTACTAAATAAAGGAATTAGAGTTCCAGCATACTATGAAGGCAGTAAAGCAAAGCATAGAACCGCAAATGATACAAGATTAATCATAGGGACCTACAACCAATTATTTAACATTATGGATGATATCAAGTTCGAAAGTATCAAATTTGAGAAAACCAGCAAAGGAACATACGAAAGAGTACAAATAAGAGACGATGACGATGTAATATTAATCGTTGACGAATCTCACAATATGATACTTCAAAAGGACCTTAGAAGAGACGAAATTAATAAAATAGAAAATTATTCTGAAAAAGTTCATGCTTCAGTATATTTAACTGCAACGCCTGAACTTGTAAACCTTCAGAATAGAAAAATTGTAAAAGCTGAATTTAACGATAATAAACAATATTTTAAAAATACTTACGTTGTTGAATCAGACATTGGACATTTAGCAAATTATAATGTTATTAATTTCTGTAAATACATCACAACGGCATTCAATAGGGATTGTAAAAAGTCATTGGTATTAGTTGACTCTAAAAAAGAAATTGAAGTTATTAAAGAATTATTAAATATTTATAATTTTAATTCACCAATTTATGAAATTACAAGAGAATCAGTTGAGACCGATGAAGCTGCACAAATGATTATAAAACAAGAAAGAATTCCAGATGGTTTAATATTGGCTACAAGAGTCATTGCTGAAGGAATTAATATTAAAAATGGTTCTGAAAAAGAAGAATCAGTTCAAATGAACATTAAAGATAAAGTTGACATCGTTGCAGTTCTTAAAACTTCATCCGCTACCATAATGAGACAGTTTTTAGCAAGAGTTAGAAACGGCGGTAATACTTGTATCATATATTCACAAGCAGGTCACCAGCATAATATATTAAAATATAATAAAATGTTGGAGATTGCAAAAGAAGATTTATCATTATTCAATGAATATTTAATGACTGAATACAACGGCGAATTAATGAATAAAGATATGGAATTTAAATATACTAATATGATAAATCAGTTGCAAGTTTTAAAGTGGAAAGATGGTGAATATATCGTTGACGAATCTAAAATAGCGAGTCTTGTCAACAGAAAATTAGAAAGACAAATTGTAGCAGATTCAAGTTTATTAAAAACTTACTTTGAAGCAACAACCAATTCAGAATGGAAAATTCCTCATTTGGATATTGAAGGAACAGATGTTTCAGACATTATTGAAACAAGAAAATTTGTAAAAGAATTAAACCAATTTGAAGTTTTAAAAGTTGTAGAAATAATAAATGATAACTTTGAAGCTGTAGACACCGCCTTATTATATCATAAATATGATATGTTTACTGAAACTGAGAAATACCTCGTTATGAAGCACATAAAAATTTGTAAGCGTGTAATTAGCTACTTAAAACTACATAATGAATACCCTGAACTCTCAAAATTATTAATGGGTAAAGATGCAAGTACTGAAGAAATTGCTGAAGCGGTTTCAAGTTGTGCACCTGCCAAATGGGGTTCAATTAATAAAAGAATAAATATTGCATATAACATTGTTAAAGGACTTAAAAATAATATAAAGGATGTTAAAGGCTATAAACGAATATTTGAGTCAAAGATATTGATTAAGATATTCAAGTTAGGCAATAAATTAAACAATAAAAAAATAAACATCAAAAGCATCATTAACATCGTTAAAAGAGATTTAGGTATTAAGCTTAAATTTGAAGAGATAAAGAATATATTATCATCAATATACAGTTATAACTCATCAGAGTTAAAAACAAAGCGAGAAAATGCAACTATTCAAGTATTTGGGATAGATAACCTATTGAATAGTTTTGTAAAGGTATTTAATGATAATATTAAAATAGATTTAGATAAAGCAATCATCAATAAAGCTAAAGGTGGAATCTCAAAAACTGAGTTGTTGGAATACGTTACTGAAGTTTTAAAATATCCAATAGAGGCTTATGAACAGGTCATCAAAAAGTTAAAGATTGTCGGTGATTTGTTCGAACCTCGTAAAGGGTTCTTCATTAGCGAATAA
- a CDS encoding Bax inhibitor-1/YccA family membrane protein yields MKSSNPVFGNQVMERYRQLAGSTSSMPITEQMTINGTINKIFILTIFLIGSAIVSWTIYSSSAGFASLLGIGGIIVGFILALVISFKNTTAPILSPVYAICEGLAMGFISAVFETMYPGIAFQASFGTFGVLLTMIFVYKFRIIKVTEKFKTGLLIATGGIALLYLLTFILSFFGIYAPFIYEGGLIGIGFSVLVIGIASLNLLLDFDFIEKGAGYGLPKYMEWYGAFGILVTVVWVYLEILRLLAKLRQNE; encoded by the coding sequence ATGAAAAGTTCTAATCCAGTTTTCGGAAATCAGGTAATGGAAAGATATAGACAACTTGCAGGTAGTACTTCAAGTATGCCAATAACCGAGCAAATGACTATAAATGGTACTATAAACAAAATATTTATATTAACAATCTTTTTAATAGGTTCTGCAATCGTATCTTGGACAATATACTCCTCATCAGCAGGTTTTGCAAGTTTATTGGGTATCGGCGGTATAATCGTTGGATTTATATTGGCATTAGTTATCTCATTTAAAAATACAACAGCGCCTATTCTTTCACCCGTATATGCAATATGCGAAGGTTTAGCAATGGGTTTCATTTCAGCAGTATTTGAAACAATGTATCCAGGAATAGCTTTCCAGGCAAGTTTTGGTACTTTTGGGGTATTATTAACAATGATATTCGTCTATAAATTTAGGATTATAAAAGTGACTGAAAAATTTAAAACAGGTTTATTGATAGCAACAGGCGGTATTGCGTTATTGTACTTATTAACGTTTATATTAAGCTTCTTTGGAATATATGCACCGTTTATTTACGAAGGCGGATTAATTGGCATAGGATTTAGCGTACTTGTAATCGGTATAGCTTCATTAAACTTATTATTGGATTTTGATTTCATTGAAAAAGGTGCAGGATACGGACTTCCAAAATATATGGAATGGTATGGAGCATTTGGAATATTAGTAACTGTAGTATGGGTATATTTAGAAATATTGAGATTATTGGCAAAATTAAGACAAAATGAATAA